A genomic region of Solanum dulcamara chromosome 2, daSolDulc1.2, whole genome shotgun sequence contains the following coding sequences:
- the LOC129880619 gene encoding zinc finger protein CONSTANS-LIKE 10-like has product MGHICEYCGEQRSIVYCRSDAACLCLSCDRNVHSANALSQRHSRTLLCERCNSQPAIVRRVEEKISLCKNCDSIGHAGSSTGSMHKRQALSCYTGCPSAAELSTIWSFLLDNHSGGDSTCEKGMGSMSITENRPTDSQAPQGKFNSQDTSATVEVSEMHTPGKSSILVGSSMPTLGNKLNKVEQIAGSVNFSSSKGCYSGVKGSTTYEDDPFSQDFNMDEVDLSFENYEELFSGSLNNPNQLFENNDIDGLFGTKDMSASDSSCQDANAAEGSSIRRVMAMLPACSNAESVDSLMSCKTEPTACFARQASILSFSNLGGESNAGDYQECGASTMLLMGEPPWCHLCPESSLVSSSRSNAVLRYKEKKKTRKFDKHVRYASRKARADVRRRVKGRFVKAGDAYDYDPLNETRSF; this is encoded by the exons ATGGGGCATATATGTGAATACTGTGGGGAGCAGCGGTCAATTGTATATTGCCGGTCAGATGCAGCTTGCTTATGTTTGTCGTGTGATCGCAATGTGCATTCTGCCAATGCCCTTTCACAGCGCCATTCCAGGACACTTTTATGCGAAAGATGTAATTCACAACCAGCTATTGTTAGACGTGTTGAGGAAAAGATTTCTCTTTGCAAGAACTGTGATTCAATTGGTCATGCTGGTTCTAGTACAGGTTCCATGCATAAGAGGCAAGCACTTAGTTGTTATACTGGATGCCCTTCCGCTGCAGAACTTTCTACTATCTGGTCATTTCTCTTAGATAACCATTCAGGTGGTGATTCAACTTGTGAGAAGGGAATGGGTTCAATGAGCATCACTGAAAACCGACCTACGGATAGCCAAGCTCCTCAAGGAAAGTTCAACTCTCAAGATACATCTGCGACAGTTGAAGTGAGTGAAATGCATACTCCAGGCAAATCAAGCATATTGGTGGGATCCTCTATGCCTACTCTTGGCAACAAGCTAAACAAGGTGGAGCAAATTGCTGGATCTGTGAATTTCTCTTCATCAAAG GGCTGTTATTCTGGAGTAAAAGGCTCAACTACATACGAGGATGATCCTTTCTCTCAAGATTTCAATATGGATGAAGTGGACTTGagttttgaaaattatgaagagCTATTTAGTGGTTCTCTGAATAATCCAAATCAGCTATTCGAGAATAACGACATTGATGGATTATTTGGGACAAAAGATATGTCAGCTTCTGATTCCAGCTGCCAGGATGCCAATGCTGCCGAG GGGTCATCAATTCGAAGGGTAATGGCGATGCTGCCAGCATGTAGCAATGCAGAGTCCGTAGACTCCCTGATGAGCTGCAAAACAGAACCTACCGCTTGCTTTGCGAGGCAAGCATCCATCCTCTCATTTTCTAATCTTGGGGGAGAGAGCAATGCCGGGGATTACCAAGAATGTGGAGCCTCCACAATGCTACTTATGGGAGAACCACCATGGTGCCATCTATGTCCTGAAAGTTCATTGGTGTCAAGTAGCAGAAGCAATGCTGTATTGCGCTacaaggaaaagaagaagacCCGCAA ATTTGATAAGCATGTGAGATATGCTTCTCGCAAGGCAAGGGCTGATGTGAGAAGGCGTGTGAAGGGACGTTTTGTCAAAGCTGGTGATGCTTACGATTATGACCCACTGAACGAGACCAGAAGCTTTTGA